GTGACGTAGGGGGTGACACCGTCCTCGCGGTAGTTGAGGAGGACGATCATGCCGTCGGGGTCCATGGACTCGCCGGTGTAGAACTCGTAGTCCTTGAAGTTGGCGACAATCTTCTTGGCGTAGCTAGCCGCACCCTTCTCGAAGGCGGTGATGTCCTCGGCGGAGGCACCCTTCTCCTGGAGCTTGGCCTTGACCGACTTCATGTAGCCTGCGTCCTGTCAGTATAGCGCAACGGAACGGGTCGCGACGTGGGCACTCACCCTTGAGGTAGGTCAGGTAGCCCTTCTTGTCGAAGCCGGTCTCGTTCAGGCGGAACGAGTAGACGACATCGATCTTGGTCTCGAGCTGGTCGTCGGCACCCTCCTCGGCCTCCTCGGCGGAAGCGTTGGCACCGGTGTCTGCGCATGGTTAGAGCGCCGTGTGTGGCTAACGGCGTGTTGCGGGGCCCAGCCTACCGAACGTCTCACCACCGATGGTGATCTTCTTGCAGTCGGCCTCGTAGACGACGCCGTCGACCTCCTTGATGTCGTACGAGTCGGAGATGATCTCGTCGTCGGTGAGGATGTCCTGGGAGAGAAAGCAGCGTCAGCGGAATGTGGCCAGCAGCAGGCGTCCATGTGTGCGGGACATGCAGGCGGCCATGGCCAGGGCAGAAGGCGGGGTAGGGCGGCGCAGGCAGGTCGCCGCATGGTGGATGTGGATATGGCGGACACGCACCTTGTAGATGATCATGGCGGCGGTTGTGAGGCTTTGTGGGaggagaggaggaggaggagaggGGGAGGAGTGGGAGGAGTGGTGAGGTCTAGAGGAAGGGACAGAAAACAAAAGCGCTCGGAGGGGCTTGGGCGTGCAACTTCTCTGCTGGCGGGGTTGAAAAACTAGCCCGCATTTAGACGCTAGCCCGCTTTTAGACGCTAGCCCGCATCCAGACGCTGGCCGGCATCCAGACGCTAGCCCGTATCCAGATGCTAGCCCGCACCCAGACGCTAGCCCGCTTCTGGCCAGGCTGGACTGAGGCAGGCAGAGCAGCCGGGTGGGCGGCGGTTGGGGGCAAACTGCTGGGCGCCTGGGCGCGGACGGGCGAGGGAATCATGATGCGCAATGCCCATTGCAACGCTTGTGCCTGTTTTCGGCGGCGTCAGCACCACGGCACCACAGCACCACGGCACCACGGCACCACTGCACCACTCTCACACGACTCGCCCCCGCCGCTGCTCTGCCCACCTCAGCCTCTCCTTTCGAGCCCGCCCTCAATTGCACCGCCCGCCCTCAATTGCACCGCCCGCCCTCAATTGCACCGCCCGCCCTCGTCTGCCTCTGCCCGCCTCTGCCCGCCTctgcctgccctgcctgccctgcctgccctgcctgccctgcctgccctgcctgccctgcctgcctctccctctccctctccctccctAATTCGCTGGTTCCGCGGCATCCGGCATCCGGCATCCGCCATCCGCCATCCGCCATCCGCCATCCGAGTCCGCTCCGAAGTGCATCATTGTCTCTGCCCTGCAGCATTCCCGCGCCGCACGAGAGCGCAACAcacaccgccgccgccatggCGACCAACATGACCTCGTCGCcgccctcgtcctcgtcctcgtacGACCTGCCGCCGCTGCCCGCATACACCCTCCAGCCTCTCCCCCAGCTCGTCTCCTGGGCCTCGGACGCCGCCGTCCAGACAGCCCTGCCCATCATCGCGTACTGGGCCGTCTCGCTCGTCTTCCACGCAATCGACGTATTCGACCTCTTCGCCAAGTACCGCCTGCACACCCCCGCCGAAGTGCTCAAGCGCAACCACGTCACGCGATGGGAGGTCTTTCGCGACGTCGTCCTGCAGCAGGTCATCCAGTCCACGGCCCTCATGGGCCTGGCGTACTATGACGATGCGCCCTCCACCGGCACAGCAGAGCACGACATCGCCTGGTACGCCCAGAAGCTCCGGCTTGCCCAGCGCGCTGTTCCTTTCGTCTTGTCCACCGCCGGCCTCAACCCCGCCGCATTGGCCTCCAAGCTGTCTGCAGCACAGCCCGCCCTGGCCTCGGTCGTCCTGGGAGGACGCTACGCTGCACTGCCTGCCTTTGCTTCGTGGGAGCTCAGCACGGCAAGCTTCCTGTACTGGTACGCCGTGCCCGCGATCCAGTTCGTCGCCGCCATCGTCATCATCGATGCCTGGGAGTACATGCTGCACCGCGCCATGCACATGAACAAGTGGCTCTATGGTAAACACCACAACATCCCACCCACCCACCCGCCGCTAACAACACCACCAGTCACCTTCCACTCGCGCCACCACCGTCTCTACGTTCCGTACGCGTACGGCGCCCTGTACAACCACCCGCTCGAGGGCTTTGCCTTGGACACCCTCGGCGGCGGGCTTGGATACCTGCTCACGGGCATGACGATGCGCCAGTCCATGTGGTTCTTCACCGGCTCCACCATCAAGACCGTGCTCGACCACAGCGGCTACGAGTTCCCCTACGACCCGCTGCACTACATCTTCCCCAACAACGCCGCCTACCACGACATCCACCACCAGAGCTGGGGCATCAAAACCAACTTCTCCCAACCTTTCTTCGTCTACCTCGACCGCCTCGGTGGCACCATGTACGAGGGCGACACATCAGCGAAATACGAGCGTGCCCGCCGCACTGCGCAGGACAAGTTTGACCAGGAGAAGGAGAACGAGCTCAACGCAGTCTTGGCAGACGCTGCGACAAGTGACGAGAGTCTGCGCGCGCAGGGTGCCTCCACGCCTCGCATCTCGCGCAAGAAAGCGTTGAGTATCTCGTCGTCCGCCGGCAACTTCAAAGACCTGACAAACAAAGTCAACCAGAATCTGCACGGCAGAGGAGCCGGCGTGCTACGGGCTGAGAGCTCGCGTTGAGAGCTCCGTTTTGCGACCTGTTGCATACTTGCATCTGCGATTACTAATGTATAAATCTCCCGTTGTTCCCTTCATTGTATTACTTCTCTCGACTTTTCTTTGGCATGAAAGCCTTGCCCGGCGTGGCACTGTGGAGGCTTCCTCACTTCGGGCTACGGTCCCATCGTTCGCTTTATTGGCTACATGAGCTTGGGATTTGGCGCATAGGGATTGGATCACGATATTCAATCCAACTTGTTCTTCTTCGCTACTTGACCACGACCCGAGAGCGTTTCTTTCATGGGAGCTGCGGAAAGAGACCGTTGCAAATTAGGACGGGAAGGTTTCTCATCCAACAAACGATGTCTTGTTTCTGATGGGTCGGAAATGGTCACGTGGGCTAATGTTTCAGATCATCTCATCGGTACAGTCTCGCTATCACTCGAAGACTTCACCATTTCCACACAATGCAATTACAATCACCGAACTTGGTTGCATTGAAGCTGCACAACCTCTCTCTGGCCGCTACCCTATTTCAGTTCGATATCCATCCTGTTCGACAATAAGCCAGGTCACGCAGTTTGTACGATTAGTCGCACCCATATCTTCAGTCCACTTGCACGCAAGTGGCATCACCCTACAAATCCCAAATCTAATCCCACCATGCCTCTACTCTTTCGAAAGATGCAAACCCGGCTTCTGCGCAACTCAGACATGAAGAAGCTAGTGCGTGTTCTGCGCAACGATGCTCCTCCCGTCAGCAATGATGAAGGTGGCAGCTATGAGAAAGCCACGGAGATTGCAATCAAAAAGTTGCCAAGACGTCTCCGCTCATCACCTTTGTCGTCACATGGAGCACTGTGCCGCGCTCACAAGGGACTAGATGCCCACTTGATGACCGATATCTGGGCGTGGGTCAAGTACGAGCTGGGGGTAGGTATCGGGCGTTTCTTGTACCCAATTATCATGTCCAACGTCCTCTCTGAATCTGACAAGCATCGCGCTCGCCAACTAGAACCAGTCGTACGCATATTCAAACCTGACTGGACGCTGGCTGAATCTTCACCACCAGGTATTCCTCCCATCGACGCTGGAGACAAGTGGGTCTACCAACAGAACGGCTGTCCAGCATGCATACTGGCACGCATTGGCTCGGACGAAAACGCCTTGTTCGCACTATTTGCTGGTATGTATGGCCATCACCGGTCGCGCAGCGGCGGCCAGAAGGGCGTCGACAAAATTAAAAGCAGGCGGCTACGATTCGTACGGTACTGGATGCGCACGCACCAAAACGGTAAGCAGATGACCTTCGACGCTTACGATCTTGGCGTGGAGCTCAAGACGTTACGGTGTGAAGCAAAGGCATCCCTCCGGCAGTCTGGACAACCCACTCGTTACACGCGCGACAGCGTCGATGAGGTACCGGTCGCCGCTCACCATCGCTTGGACAACGAACCAGCAATCGCTGCAGACCTCTCAGAACCGTACACCCCCAAACTCTGGAGTACGAACACTCCCCACGATCCCAAAATCGGCCCAACACCCCCTCGAGACCCAACGACACCAACCGTCACGGAAGACTGGCACGAAAAGCCCCTCGCCAACGTCCCCATCCAAACCCAAATCCAGCCCGCTCCCTTCCAATCGCGCGAGCTTGACACACTGTCCCTTCTCCCTGCTCGATCCCAcacaaaccccaagcaccgAGATTCCGTCTTATCCCCAGCAACTTCCATCTCCATCGCGTCGTTCAATACCGCTGCGTCAATGCGTGGATATAGCTTCGATCCATTCGACACGCCCGAAGACCGGATAGGTAGGTATCAAGCAACGCACCTCCCCAAAGCTAACACAACACTCAAGCGCCACGACTCCATTCTAGCACCACCTTCACACCGCTATCCAgtatcttctctctactCTTCCCCTTCCTGCCTTACGCTTAAAAACCTCTCTCCACCTCCACAGCACTATCCAGCACCACACCCCTCCCCTGCCCCCTCACGCCTCACGCTCGCAACCTCCATCGCGTCGTTCAACAGCGCTGCGCCGAACAACACTGCATCGGCGCGTGCGTACCGTTTCGATCCCTTCGAAACGCCCGAGGAGCGGGTAAGGAAGTACGAGGCGCTGCTCCGTTCAAAGAGttttggtggtggtggtggggaTAGTACGCACGGCGCCGAAGACCGTGCTGAGAATAGTGAGAgcggtgaaggtgaaggtggaGCAACTGTGGTGTTCGGGAATAGATTACTACCGAGGCCTAGTCGCTGCAGTATGTACTCTGCGTTTGTTGAGGGGGGGTGGGATGGTGCGGAGTGCGATGAGGAAGAGGCCGAGTGGGGGGTGCTTGGTGAGCCGGGGTTGGGGGCTGTTGAGGAGGAGCGGGCGCATAGCGATGGAGATGTAGGggaggatgaggatgagAGTGAGAATTACTCCCAGAATTCATATACTCAGAAAGCAGCGTAGACGGTTTCTTGTCGGCACGTGGAAGGCGGCTACTGCCTGCTCGCACGGGACTGACGAACGGCGCCCCCATATCATAGGACAAACGTACTACCATGGTAGAGATACTGCTTAGCTCAATACCGGTAACTGTGGACTGACACGCTCGTTTTATCAATCTTGTAGTCAGCTAGGGTTTTCTTACTGCTGAACTCAACGTTAGCTTCAACTTGGAAGTTTCCGGCAATCGACAACTAAGCGATATCTCACCCGAACCTCTAGTATGTAGATGGACTGCTGCGATTTCTTGCTTCGCGTCTCCACTACTTACGCTCTCAGCTGTATCTCAGCAACGGTCACGCTCAGAGATGCTCGTGAAGTCTCCAAGAAAGCGTCCCGGCTTTGGCTCGATCAGCGAAGGATGTGCGCAGAAGAAGGTGCGTCTTCCACTGACCACGGATGATTTGTAGGTTATCAACGAAAATTGCGGGTGGTATCTGATAGCTCCAGATTCGGCTCAGCCCCAACTACCGTGGTCGTGAGCGAAGCAATGAAGACTTATTTTGTGCATAAGACTGTCATCCCCAACAATTCTGCCTTTTTCAGCAATGCCCTCAAGCAAGACTGGAAGAAGGGCGTCACGAGGATTGTTGAACTGCCCCATGTTGACTCCGCCACCTTTCAATTCTATCTGGACTGGTTGTATGCCGGCCCACGTTTGAACTTTATGAAGGATGACGACAGAGTCTACCCGACCGTCGACGAGTTTGCAAAAGCCACCACCGAAGAATCACCTACCACTCAGACTGCACCACAAGTGGAAACACACGTGGATGAAACACCCTCTGTTGATTACGAGTGGACCAGATGGCACCAGTGCTACGAGCTCGGCAACTATTTTCAGGATACCGACTTCAAGGACACGCTGATCGACATAGCCGTTGAGAAGATGTCCTCAGACGAGGAATACACTCTTGCCCTTCCAGGATACATCTACCCAACCTCGAATGCTCAATCACCACACAGAAAACTTGCAGTCGATGTCAAAGTCTGGCTCGGTCACTCGTTCCAAAGAGCACCAAAAGCAGATCACCTTTCCGAGTTCCTGGCTGATCTGATTGCGGATCTGGGATGCAAAGCACGTACTCGTTACGTTGGTGAGATGGGCATATATGAGTACCTCAAGGGAGTTGCCCCGTGCAAATACCACGAGTATACTCTCAGCACGGCGGCGTGCTATCTCGCAAAGCGAGCGGTTGATTAAGAGGGGATTTCTCGCTAGTAAGCCACATTCACTTACACAATGCATGTTGCTGACTGTGGCAGTCGGCAGATCGCATCGTCCAAACCACATGTCCCATCACTTACGACAGCCTATATCTGCGTTTCGAATCTATTTTATCGCTTCCTAGAGTATCTACTCGATTCGGTCTCACTCTTTGCTATCTAAAGGAGGTCAAGTTGCAGGTTCGAAATTAACTGGTGACCGTGTTTTCATCC
This genomic window from Ascochyta rabiei chromosome 11, complete sequence contains:
- a CDS encoding Sphingolipid C4-monooxygenase, which gives rise to MATNMTSSPPSSSSSYDLPPLPAYTLQPLPQLVSWASDAAVQTALPIIAYWAVSLVFHAIDVFDLFAKYRLHTPAEVLKRNHVTRWEVFRDVVLQQVIQSTALMGLAYYDDAPSTGTAEHDIAWYAQKLRLAQRAVPFVLSTAGLNPAALASKLSAAQPALASVVLGGRYAALPAFASWELSTASFLYWYAVPAIQFVAAIVIIDAWEYMLHRAMHMNKWLYVTFHSRHHRLYVPYAYGALYNHPLEGFALDTLGGGLGYLLTGMTMRQSMWFFTGSTIKTVLDHSGYEFPYDPLHYIFPNNAAYHDIHHQSWGIKTNFSQPFFVYLDRLGGTMYEGDTSAKYERARRTAQDKFDQEKENELNAVLADAATSDESLRAQGASTPRISRKKALSISSSAGNFKDLTNKVNQNLHGRGAGVLRAESSR